A genome region from Methanobacterium sp. Maddingley MBC34 includes the following:
- a CDS encoding NADPH-dependent FMN reductase (PFAM: NADPH-dependent FMN reductase) translates to MKILTIIGSPQKKGNSSHAAKNLEEEMKKRGNYEFEYLFLKDVNLEACKGCFNCVTRGIKFCPIKDDRQMIEDKMEEADGLVMVSPVYVMTVSALLKNFIDRVAYLCHRPVYHRKKALIMCTTGGIGIKETLNYMETVVEGWGYKVNGRCGLVTAPWPATDGLKKKNTKILEKSAQKFDSSLKSIENEKIGKIKVSIKDYMTFRIFQTISRNVKDYMPADSQFYENKEYYQPARISILTKIITGIMLKAVFFMIRDMGPGDENK, encoded by the coding sequence ATGAAAATTTTAACCATAATTGGAAGCCCACAGAAGAAAGGTAACAGTTCCCATGCCGCGAAAAACCTGGAAGAAGAGATGAAAAAGAGGGGAAATTATGAATTTGAATACCTTTTCCTTAAGGACGTCAATCTAGAGGCGTGTAAGGGATGTTTCAACTGCGTGACCCGAGGAATTAAGTTCTGTCCCATAAAGGATGATCGGCAAATGATCGAAGATAAAATGGAAGAGGCTGATGGTCTGGTTATGGTCTCCCCGGTTTACGTTATGACAGTATCCGCTCTCCTGAAGAATTTCATTGACCGGGTGGCCTACCTCTGCCACCGTCCAGTATATCACCGGAAGAAAGCTTTAATTATGTGCACCACTGGAGGCATAGGCATTAAAGAAACCCTTAATTACATGGAAACAGTAGTTGAAGGATGGGGATACAAAGTTAACGGCAGATGTGGTCTTGTAACAGCACCATGGCCTGCTACTGACGGTTTAAAGAAGAAAAATACCAAGATCCTTGAAAAATCAGCCCAAAAATTTGATTCATCATTGAAATCTATTGAAAATGAAAAAATTGGGAAAATTAAAGTGAGTATTAAGGATTACATGACTTTCAGGATATTCCAAACAATTTCCAGGAATGTGAAGGATTACATGCCTGCTGATTCCCAGTTCTATGAAAACAAGGAGTACTACCAGCCCGCCAGGATAAGTATCCTCACCAAGATAATAACCGGGATAATGTTGAAAGCAGTGTTTTTCATGATAAGGGACATGGGTCCTGGTGATGAGAATAAATAG
- a CDS encoding Trk-type K+ transport system, membrane component (PFAM: Cation transport protein) — protein MQQIHRLSRREVKTILHHTGNVCILLAAAMLIPILITFIYNEPKYITPFLYSAIISMVIGFLLVKLFKVEIKMTLKSAMIFSTIIWLIACALGALPYYISGDLSYLNSYFEAMSGFTTTGFSMYANLETVSYTMNFWRAFTQWIGGLGIIFLLLVLLRSTGADVMRLYLAEGREERLVPSIKHSTRIIVYIYLLFTGIGIVLFLAAGMPVFDSVFHTFVSLSTGGFGMHNTSVLFYNSVWIEIVAMIVMMIGATNFALHYTVIKGNWREYFKDIETKVAFGLIIISTILVTFMLYNNQVYGHEFLLNLRFSLFQVVSAVTTTGLQTAFYPDILSKWIGLGTFLMTILMIIGAGSLSTGGGIKWLRVGILLKGISWQVKSFILPGKAVMAKKLHHVTELQITDDILRLTGAFLSTYILVYIVSVVIVLIYYPDISRVIFEVASALSNVGLSSGIMTPTSPALVKIVFIIDFWMGRLEIWPVLLLIAITINNVVRRR, from the coding sequence ATGCAACAGATTCACCGCTTGAGTAGAAGAGAAGTTAAGACCATACTGCACCATACAGGGAATGTTTGCATACTCCTGGCAGCCGCCATGTTAATTCCCATTCTAATTACTTTCATATATAATGAACCGAAATACATAACTCCTTTTCTTTATTCTGCTATTATAAGCATGGTTATTGGTTTTCTTCTGGTGAAACTGTTTAAAGTTGAAATTAAAATGACACTGAAAAGTGCCATGATCTTTTCCACCATCATATGGCTTATTGCCTGTGCACTGGGAGCTTTACCCTACTACATTTCAGGGGATTTATCTTATCTTAATTCTTATTTTGAGGCCATGTCTGGATTCACAACCACTGGCTTCAGCATGTACGCCAACCTGGAAACAGTATCATATACCATGAACTTCTGGCGTGCTTTCACCCAGTGGATTGGAGGTCTTGGCATTATATTCCTTCTTTTGGTCCTTTTAAGGTCCACTGGTGCTGATGTTATGCGCCTTTACCTGGCAGAAGGTAGAGAAGAGAGATTGGTACCAAGTATCAAGCATTCCACCAGAATTATAGTTTACATTTACCTTTTGTTTACTGGAATTGGAATTGTCCTATTTTTAGCTGCAGGAATGCCTGTTTTCGATTCTGTTTTCCACACATTTGTCTCCTTATCCACTGGTGGGTTCGGAATGCATAACACCAGTGTTTTATTCTACAACAGTGTCTGGATAGAAATTGTGGCAATGATAGTAATGATGATCGGTGCCACCAACTTTGCCCTGCACTACACAGTCATTAAAGGGAACTGGAGAGAATACTTTAAAGATATAGAGACAAAGGTGGCCTTTGGTCTTATAATAATTTCCACAATCCTGGTGACCTTTATGCTCTATAACAACCAGGTCTATGGCCATGAATTTTTGCTTAATTTAAGGTTCAGCCTGTTCCAGGTGGTTTCAGCTGTTACCACCACTGGTCTGCAAACCGCATTCTATCCGGATATACTCAGCAAGTGGATTGGTCTGGGTACTTTCCTCATGACCATACTCATGATCATTGGTGCCGGATCCCTGTCTACCGGTGGGGGTATTAAGTGGCTGAGAGTGGGCATACTTCTCAAAGGCATATCCTGGCAGGTTAAATCATTTATATTACCAGGTAAAGCTGTTATGGCTAAAAAATTACACCACGTTACTGAACTGCAGATAACTGATGATATTTTAAGATTAACCGGGGCGTTTTTATCCACTTACATACTGGTGTACATTGTGAGCGTAGTCATAGTCCTGATTTACTATCCTGACATCTCCAGGGTCATATTTGAAGTGGCCTCTGCCCTGAGTAATGTGGGACTTTCCAGTGGAATTATGACACCTACATCCCCTGCACTGGTGAAAATAGTGTTCATAATCGATTTCTGGATGGGAAGACTGGAAATCTGGCCAGTTTTACTGTTGATAGCCATTACCATTAATAATGTGGTTAGGAGAAGGTAA
- a CDS encoding PAS domain S-box (PFAM: Histidine kinase; Histidine kinase-, DNA gyrase B-, and HSP90-like ATPase; Response regulator receiver domain; PAS fold~TIGRFAM: PAS domain S-box), producing MVTKKIIGSQTYIILVDYMAEVKILLVEDENIEAMDIKRTLESFGYEVPYVAASGEEAIEKAIEIMPDLILMDIVLKGESDGIEAVSKIKDLNIPVIYLTAHSEDSTIERAKITEPYGYIIKPYDVTELKYSIELAIYKNQMEKKLKKSEKNYRKLYNSMSEGLAVHKIIYNPEQVPVDYKILNINPAFEKILEIKKNNILGKKATEAYGTEKAPYLEIYAHVAETGTSTKFETYFQPMDKYFSISVFSPSPGVFATVFEDITERKKSEKAIIKSEQKYSHLFASVPVGIVISDMNTGHILDANKAMLDMAGYNLEEFTHVNFRGDFIHPEDYELILKELKKSGKVADYEIKLKRKDRKIYGTLLNSEVIEINGDKVVITTIRDISERKRGEENRKRGEKALRESEQKYRAMMDYSSDAVFLADFEGNFIECNKKAEELLGYSQDEIHKLNFSDIHPSEELEVVQRSFKKIITDDMGTVDTLVLTKDNKKVPVAITGSLIEYGDKKIIQGMFRDITQRKKAEKALLNTNKALMKRDKEFRHFIYSAPVAIAMFDKQMRYIAASSRWVKDYNLKGKELRGVSHYDVFPEITDELKEVHKRALAGTILGGEEDEFVRADGSVQYIRWEVHPWYLSSGDIGGIIIFSEDVSERRKAQKAFKDNEEKYRTLFESNPDSTILVGWDGIILDFNVAAEQIIGISKDKLVGKHFMELGIFPEDELGLLEENFSHLSRHEDVAPFEFRIIDKNGDIRWGKTSLTIIKEDNVPAYILVIFSDITERKQAENKMIQSLQEKEVLLREVHHRVKNNMQIISSLLNLQIKFEDLDEIVGILKESQGRVKSMAMVHEKLYQSDNLTNINFKEYITKLVSDIFYSYGITTGAIELVFDIDDINLNIDTAIPLGLIINELVTNSVKYAFPQGEGTIKIKLKSLPDEMQLTIADNGIGVPEDFDIENIETLGLQLVNSLTDQIDGDIELNRSNGTEFNINFKELKYKERL from the coding sequence ATGGTTACAAAAAAAATAATAGGATCACAAACATACATTATTCTTGTTGATTATATGGCAGAGGTAAAAATTCTCCTTGTAGAGGATGAGAACATAGAGGCCATGGACATCAAGCGAACTCTGGAATCTTTTGGTTATGAAGTTCCATATGTTGCTGCCAGTGGCGAAGAAGCTATCGAAAAAGCCATAGAGATTATGCCGGATCTTATTTTAATGGATATAGTTCTTAAAGGAGAAAGTGACGGTATTGAAGCTGTTTCTAAAATTAAAGACCTGAATATCCCTGTTATTTATTTAACTGCCCATTCTGAAGATTCTACAATTGAAAGAGCCAAAATCACAGAACCATATGGATACATAATCAAACCCTATGATGTTACTGAACTTAAATACTCTATAGAACTTGCAATATATAAAAATCAAATGGAAAAAAAACTAAAAAAGAGTGAAAAAAATTACAGAAAACTTTATAATTCCATGAGCGAAGGTTTAGCAGTTCACAAAATAATTTATAACCCTGAACAAGTTCCTGTAGATTACAAAATTTTGAACATTAACCCGGCTTTTGAAAAAATTCTGGAAATTAAAAAAAATAATATTTTAGGAAAGAAAGCCACTGAAGCATATGGAACTGAAAAAGCTCCGTATTTAGAGATATATGCGCACGTAGCTGAAACAGGCACATCAACAAAATTTGAGACTTACTTCCAACCTATGGACAAATATTTTTCTATTTCTGTATTTTCACCATCCCCTGGAGTTTTTGCAACTGTATTTGAAGATATAACCGAACGTAAAAAGTCCGAAAAAGCCATTATTAAGAGCGAACAGAAATACAGTCATTTGTTTGCCAGTGTTCCTGTGGGCATTGTTATTTCCGATATGAATACTGGTCACATTTTGGATGCTAATAAGGCTATGTTGGATATGGCAGGTTACAATCTGGAAGAATTTACACATGTGAATTTTAGGGGTGATTTTATTCATCCTGAAGATTACGAACTGATATTGAAAGAATTAAAAAAATCGGGAAAAGTCGCAGATTATGAAATTAAACTTAAACGGAAGGACCGAAAGATCTATGGAACCCTCCTAAATTCAGAAGTTATAGAAATTAATGGAGATAAAGTAGTTATTACCACTATCAGGGACATCAGTGAAAGAAAAAGAGGTGAAGAAAACAGAAAAAGAGGTGAGAAAGCTCTTAGGGAAAGTGAACAGAAATATCGGGCTATGATGGATTATTCCAGTGATGCAGTTTTTTTAGCAGATTTTGAGGGTAATTTTATTGAATGCAATAAAAAGGCAGAGGAACTATTGGGTTACTCGCAAGATGAAATTCATAAACTAAATTTCAGTGACATACACCCGTCGGAAGAACTTGAAGTAGTTCAAAGATCCTTTAAAAAGATTATAACAGATGATATGGGCACTGTTGACACATTAGTTTTAACCAAAGATAATAAGAAAGTCCCGGTGGCTATAACTGGAAGTTTAATAGAATATGGGGATAAAAAGATTATACAAGGAATGTTCCGAGACATCACTCAAAGGAAAAAAGCAGAAAAAGCACTGTTAAATACTAATAAAGCTTTGATGAAACGTGATAAAGAATTTAGGCATTTTATTTATAGTGCACCTGTTGCTATTGCCATGTTTGATAAGCAAATGAGGTACATTGCCGCTAGTTCACGTTGGGTTAAAGATTATAATCTTAAGGGTAAAGAACTTCGCGGCGTAAGTCATTATGATGTTTTTCCAGAGATAACTGACGAACTGAAAGAAGTCCATAAGAGAGCTCTTGCCGGTACTATCCTTGGTGGTGAGGAGGATGAGTTTGTTCGTGCTGATGGAAGTGTTCAATATATTCGATGGGAAGTCCATCCCTGGTATTTATCCTCAGGTGATATAGGTGGCATCATAATCTTCAGTGAAGATGTTTCAGAGCGTAGAAAGGCACAAAAAGCATTTAAGGATAATGAAGAAAAATACAGGACTCTCTTTGAATCAAATCCTGATTCCACAATACTTGTAGGTTGGGATGGGATAATACTAGATTTTAATGTGGCAGCCGAGCAAATTATAGGCATATCTAAAGATAAATTGGTTGGGAAACATTTCATGGAACTGGGAATTTTCCCTGAAGATGAATTAGGCTTGCTTGAAGAAAATTTTTCACATTTATCACGGCATGAAGATGTAGCTCCTTTTGAGTTCCGAATCATTGATAAAAATGGCGATATTAGGTGGGGAAAAACTTCATTAACAATTATAAAGGAGGATAATGTGCCTGCTTATATTCTTGTGATTTTCAGCGATATTACAGAACGTAAACAAGCGGAAAATAAAATGATTCAATCTCTCCAAGAAAAAGAAGTTCTTCTTAGGGAAGTACACCATAGGGTAAAAAATAATATGCAGATCATCTCCAGTTTATTGAACTTACAGATAAAATTTGAGGATTTAGATGAAATAGTAGGAATTTTGAAAGAGAGCCAGGGTCGAGTGAAAAGTATGGCAATGGTTCATGAGAAGCTTTATCAGTCGGATAATCTCACCAACATAAATTTCAAAGAATACATCACAAAACTTGTCTCTGACATATTCTATTCTTATGGAATCACTACAGGTGCCATTGAATTAGTATTCGATATTGATGATATTAATTTAAACATAGACACTGCCATACCATTAGGGCTGATCATTAACGAATTAGTCACTAACAGTGTTAAATATGCCTTTCCACAAGGTGAAGGAACCATTAAAATCAAACTCAAATCCCTTCCAGACGAAATGCAACTCACCATCGCTGATAATGGAATAGGAGTACCAGAAGATTTTGATATCGAAAACATAGAAACTCTTGGCCTTCAACTAGTAAACAGTTTAACAGACCAAATAGACGGTGATATTGAGCTGAATAGAAGTAATGGGACTGAATTTAACATTAATTTCAAGGAGTTAAAATATAAAGAAAGGTTATAA
- a CDS encoding transcriptional regulator (PFAM: Bacterial regulatory proteins, tetR family): MEDQKTKDNIKPTKERIFDVSLELFADKGFDGVSVREIARTVGIRESSIYNHYPSKDAIMDSIFAYFQKELVKMRPPEARNPNKINKITPDIFHERVNRTLDILRTPKMAKIFQISSSEQFRDERAKNIILNALIKEPQQFTENVLKKMVENKVIKPIDPEILAVEFQYPLFTLFLEYLILRSEGSDTSTVEKAISNHVDYFVDTIRRE; encoded by the coding sequence ATGGAAGATCAAAAAACAAAAGACAACATCAAACCAACCAAAGAAAGAATATTCGACGTATCACTTGAATTATTCGCAGATAAAGGTTTTGATGGTGTTTCTGTGCGCGAAATAGCCAGAACCGTGGGAATAAGGGAAAGTTCAATTTACAATCATTATCCCAGTAAAGATGCAATAATGGACTCCATCTTTGCATACTTCCAGAAAGAATTAGTTAAAATGAGGCCACCAGAGGCACGAAATCCGAATAAAATCAACAAAATAACTCCAGATATCTTTCATGAACGGGTAAACCGTACTTTGGACATTTTAAGAACACCAAAAATGGCAAAAATATTCCAAATCAGCTCCAGCGAACAATTCAGGGATGAAAGGGCCAAGAACATTATTCTAAATGCTTTAATAAAAGAACCCCAACAGTTCACAGAAAATGTGTTGAAAAAAATGGTTGAAAACAAAGTAATCAAACCAATTGACCCAGAAATTCTTGCAGTAGAATTCCAATACCCTCTTTTCACCTTATTCCTTGAATATCTTATTTTAAGAAGTGAAGGTTCCGATACCAGTACCGTTGAGAAAGCTATATCGAATCATGTTGATTATTTCGTAGATACAATTAGGAGAGAGTAA
- a CDS encoding hypothetical protein (TIGRFAM: iron-sulfur cluster binding protein, putative), with protein sequence MNMLSEIKSKYADYRLNKINRLETSISQGDSGIKSNNNSPPKIMPDKLKITLKTLPKQLSIAKNMEYTVKSLKNNPENPGAIAENGFKEKFEDYAHLVGIDLVAYTDIPSEFIFKDRYLTYKNAIVLVMEMNKEAIDNAPSPQTQEMGVVTYDELGKTTNLLTSYLRENGFAAQASHPAGGFVVYPALAQKAGLGCKGRHGMLITPEFGPRQRISAIFTSITNFPHNNDNEHSWMNDFCEKCGKCIKSCPENAITEEHLENNEKRTVILKESCHGCTICMKECMFNRKDYAQIKDRIHSVIREWNDGSKKVRT encoded by the coding sequence ATGAACATGTTGAGTGAAATCAAATCCAAATATGCCGATTACCGGTTGAACAAGATTAACAGGTTAGAAACCAGCATATCACAAGGAGACTCTGGAATAAAATCCAACAACAATTCTCCACCCAAAATAATGCCGGATAAACTTAAAATAACCCTGAAAACATTACCTAAACAGCTTTCCATTGCCAAAAACATGGAATACACTGTTAAATCCCTGAAAAACAACCCTGAAAATCCGGGAGCCATTGCTGAGAATGGTTTTAAAGAAAAATTTGAAGATTATGCCCATTTGGTAGGAATAGACCTGGTTGCTTACACTGATATCCCCTCTGAGTTCATATTCAAAGACCGTTACCTAACCTATAAAAACGCTATCGTCCTGGTTATGGAAATGAACAAAGAAGCCATAGATAATGCTCCCAGCCCCCAGACACAGGAAATGGGAGTGGTGACCTATGATGAGCTGGGTAAGACCACTAATCTCCTAACTTCTTATCTCCGGGAAAATGGTTTTGCTGCCCAGGCCAGCCACCCTGCAGGAGGTTTCGTAGTTTATCCTGCACTGGCCCAGAAAGCTGGTTTAGGATGTAAAGGAAGACATGGTATGCTTATAACCCCTGAATTCGGACCAAGACAAAGGATTTCTGCAATATTCACCAGCATCACCAACTTCCCTCACAATAATGATAATGAACATTCCTGGATGAATGATTTCTGTGAAAAATGTGGAAAATGCATAAAATCCTGCCCAGAGAATGCCATAACCGAAGAACACCTTGAAAACAATGAAAAGAGGACTGTAATCCTGAAAGAGTCCTGTCATGGATGTACTATCTGTATGAAGGAGTGTATGTTCAATAGGAAGGACTATGCTCAGATTAAAGACAGAATTCACTCTGTAATTAGGGAATGGAATGATGGAAGTAAGAAGGTGAGAACATGA
- a CDS encoding hypothetical protein (PFAM: Polysaccharide pyruvyl transferase), which produces MSRKNDSPQKVLLVGYNGANNTGSEARLLSIIKDVKGLLGPNVEITVPTLNEENLRRYLAEDEHLHIAPIPSIFFFAMDKLVKQHDLVLLVEGSCYMDTWTSALLWAFLWATKSAHRHKKPCVAYAVDAGELSPMNRWLVKREASKTDLIITRTKHAMKRLQKIGVTAPITSTADCAYTFQEDPNDHHLLEAIFQGSAEGVVGLAVVDFSLWPVVIQPWGRRKNLYKWPYYFSRSPERMKMRERLIEGWARTADDIIEKHGKNVTLICMEELDQPLAEDIQGKMKNKDKCRVISSGKYNASQMTSILSDLDLLVTSRYHSAVLSLRAGVSQIAVGHDPRLTSLYQDLNLYQDYFICHNAPHLWEDLTSKIDLLLATSDLQKDMLEKGLTEQVTLSQKNRILLGEFLQEKNISSLK; this is translated from the coding sequence ATGAGCAGAAAAAATGATTCTCCCCAGAAGGTTCTTCTGGTGGGATACAACGGTGCCAACAACACTGGATCCGAAGCCCGACTCCTCTCCATTATTAAGGATGTGAAGGGCTTACTGGGGCCCAACGTGGAGATCACAGTCCCCACCTTGAATGAAGAGAACCTGCGCCGATACCTTGCTGAAGATGAACACTTGCACATCGCTCCCATTCCATCTATCTTCTTCTTTGCCATGGACAAACTGGTGAAACAACACGACCTGGTGTTACTGGTAGAGGGAAGCTGTTACATGGACACCTGGACTTCAGCATTACTATGGGCATTTCTGTGGGCCACTAAAAGCGCTCATAGACATAAAAAGCCTTGTGTGGCTTATGCAGTTGATGCAGGAGAATTATCCCCTATGAATCGCTGGCTGGTTAAAAGGGAAGCCAGTAAAACAGATCTCATTATCACCAGAACCAAACACGCCATGAAAAGACTCCAAAAGATTGGTGTAACCGCACCCATAACCTCCACAGCTGATTGTGCATACACCTTCCAGGAAGACCCAAATGATCATCATCTACTGGAAGCTATATTCCAGGGGTCTGCTGAGGGTGTTGTTGGTCTGGCTGTGGTGGATTTTTCACTCTGGCCGGTGGTTATCCAGCCATGGGGTAGGAGAAAAAACCTTTATAAATGGCCTTATTATTTCTCCCGTTCCCCTGAAAGGATGAAAATGAGGGAAAGACTCATTGAAGGATGGGCTAGGACCGCGGATGATATAATTGAAAAGCACGGTAAGAATGTTACCCTCATCTGTATGGAAGAACTGGATCAACCCCTGGCTGAGGATATTCAGGGAAAAATGAAAAACAAGGATAAATGCAGGGTAATCTCCTCTGGAAAATACAATGCCTCCCAAATGACATCCATACTCTCTGATCTGGATTTACTGGTCACTTCTCGTTACCATTCGGCGGTTTTATCTCTCCGTGCCGGTGTTTCCCAGATAGCAGTGGGACACGACCCCCGGCTAACATCACTCTACCAGGATCTCAACCTTTACCAGGACTACTTTATATGCCACAATGCCCCCCATCTATGGGAAGATCTCACCAGCAAGATAGATTTGCTTTTAGCAACTAGTGATTTACAGAAAGATATGCTGGAAAAAGGACTAACGGAACAGGTGACTCTATCCCAAAAGAATCGGATCTTGCTGGGAGAGTTCCTTCAAGAAAAAAATATTTCATCACTTAAATGA